A single genomic interval of Mycobacterium sp. DL592 harbors:
- a CDS encoding DNA polymerase III subunit delta', whose product MSGVFTRLVGQSAVEAELVAAARAARGDSAHDIAATGTMTHAWLITGPPGSGRSVAALCFAAALQCTSEGAPGCGECRACTTTMAGTHGDVRRIIPEGLSIGVDEMRAIVQIASRRPSTGRWQIVVVEDADRLTEGAANALLKVVEEPPPSTVFLLCAPSVDPEDIAITLRSRCRHLPLVTPPTAAIAQVLIDSDGLDPDEAQWAASVSGGHVGRARRLATDPDARERRARALSLARDAATPSRAYAAAEELVATAEAEARALTGGRDEAESEELRTALGAGGTGKGTAGALRGSAGAIKDLERRQKSRHTRASRDALDRALIDLATYFRDALLVAEGAAVAPNHPDMAEKVAAMAAHASPERLLRCIEAVLECREALAMNVKPKFAVDALVATVGQALRSDL is encoded by the coding sequence ATGTCCGGGGTATTTACGCGGCTGGTGGGCCAATCTGCGGTGGAAGCCGAGCTGGTCGCCGCGGCTCGTGCTGCCCGGGGTGATTCCGCTCACGATATCGCCGCGACCGGCACCATGACACACGCCTGGCTGATCACCGGACCGCCCGGCTCGGGCCGGTCGGTGGCGGCGCTGTGCTTCGCCGCTGCGCTGCAGTGCACCTCGGAGGGCGCCCCGGGCTGCGGCGAATGCCGGGCGTGCACGACGACGATGGCCGGAACACACGGTGACGTGCGGCGCATCATCCCCGAGGGTCTGTCGATCGGTGTCGATGAGATGCGCGCCATCGTTCAGATCGCCTCGCGGCGGCCCAGTACCGGCCGTTGGCAGATCGTCGTGGTCGAAGACGCCGACCGGCTGACCGAAGGCGCGGCCAACGCGCTGCTGAAAGTGGTCGAGGAGCCGCCGCCGTCGACGGTCTTCCTGCTGTGCGCGCCGTCGGTGGACCCCGAGGACATCGCGATCACCCTGCGGTCGCGGTGCCGGCACTTGCCGTTGGTGACGCCTCCGACGGCGGCGATCGCGCAGGTGCTCATCGACAGTGACGGCCTGGACCCCGACGAGGCGCAGTGGGCGGCCTCGGTCAGCGGCGGGCATGTCGGGCGGGCCCGGCGATTGGCGACCGATCCGGACGCCCGTGAGCGCCGGGCGCGTGCGCTGAGCCTGGCGCGAGACGCGGCCACACCGTCGCGGGCGTATGCGGCCGCCGAGGAGTTGGTGGCCACCGCCGAGGCTGAGGCCCGTGCCCTCACCGGTGGACGCGACGAAGCGGAGTCCGAGGAGTTGCGGACGGCCCTGGGGGCCGGCGGTACCGGCAAGGGCACCGCAGGCGCATTGCGGGGGTCCGCAGGGGCGATCAAGGACCTCGAGCGCCGGCAGAAGTCCCGGCACACCCGGGCGTCGCGGGACGCCCTGGACCGCGCCCTGATCGACCTCGCGACCTACTTCCGCGATGCATTACTGGTGGCAGAGGGTGCCGCGGTCGCGCCTAACCACCCCGATATGGCCGAGAAGGTCGCGGCCATGGCCGCGCACGCCTCCCCGGAACGGCTACTGCGCTGCATCGAGGCGGTGCTCGAATGCCGGGAGGCGCTGGCGATGAACGTCAAGCCCAAGTTCGCCGTCGATGCCCTGGTCGCCACCGTGGGTCAGGCATTGCGCTCCGACCTGTAG
- a CDS encoding NAD-dependent epimerase/dehydratase family protein — translation MQVLVTGAAGFIGSALVDRLLADGHTVVGIDDLSSGRAANLDDAHAHGGLTFVQADIVTADLTALLAEHQPEVVYHLAAQIDVRRSVTDPEFDAQVNVIGTVRLAEAARRAGVRKVVFTSSGGSIYGVPKNYPTNETAPANPESPYAASKIAGETYLNTFRHLYGLECSHIAPANVYGPRQNPHGEAGVVAIFATALLTGRPTKVYGDGSNTRDYVFVDDVVDAFVRASGAAGGGQRFNIGTGVETSDRALHTAVAKAVGAPDAPETAPARLGDLTRSCLDVRKAQMVLGWHPQVHLEEGISRTVEYFRELG, via the coding sequence ATGCAGGTACTGGTCACCGGAGCTGCCGGGTTCATCGGATCGGCGCTGGTGGATCGGCTGCTCGCCGACGGCCACACCGTCGTCGGCATCGACGATCTGAGTTCGGGCCGCGCCGCCAACCTCGACGACGCCCACGCCCACGGCGGTCTGACCTTCGTCCAGGCCGACATCGTCACCGCCGATCTCACTGCCCTGCTCGCTGAGCACCAGCCCGAGGTGGTTTACCACCTGGCTGCCCAGATCGACGTCCGGCGCTCGGTCACCGACCCCGAGTTCGACGCACAAGTCAACGTCATTGGCACCGTGCGTCTGGCGGAGGCGGCCCGCCGCGCCGGGGTGCGCAAGGTGGTCTTCACCTCCTCGGGCGGCTCAATCTATGGTGTGCCGAAGAACTACCCGACCAATGAGACCGCGCCCGCAAACCCCGAATCACCCTATGCGGCAAGCAAAATCGCTGGCGAAACCTACTTGAACACCTTCCGCCATCTCTACGGCCTGGAGTGCTCGCACATCGCACCGGCCAACGTCTACGGCCCCCGGCAGAATCCGCACGGCGAGGCCGGGGTGGTGGCGATCTTCGCCACCGCGTTGCTGACGGGCCGGCCCACCAAGGTCTACGGCGACGGCTCCAACACCCGCGACTACGTCTTCGTCGACGACGTGGTCGACGCGTTCGTCCGCGCCTCCGGGGCGGCTGGCGGCGGGCAGCGGTTCAACATCGGCACCGGCGTGGAGACCTCCGACCGCGCACTGCACACCGCGGTCGCCAAGGCCGTCGGCGCCCCTGATGCGCCCGAGACGGCACCCGCGCGGCTGGGTGATCTGACCCGGTCGTGCCTGGATGTCCGCAAGGCCCAGATGGTGCTGGGCTGGCATCCCCAGGTACACCTCGAGGAGGGCATCAGCCGCACCGTCGAGTACTTCCGCGAGCTGGGTTAG
- a CDS encoding carboxymuconolactone decarboxylase family protein, producing MSKLREDGLRVMREMLPGVIPDGDVDFSGGFAGEFMDIGLENVFGQLWTREGLSRRDRSLVTLGILIALRASDELKAHFKIARQNGLSDDELAEVIYHASGYAGFPAAATAKNIATEALFP from the coding sequence ATGTCTAAGTTGCGTGAGGATGGCCTGCGGGTGATGCGGGAGATGCTGCCGGGCGTGATACCCGACGGTGACGTCGACTTCAGCGGCGGGTTCGCCGGTGAGTTCATGGATATCGGCCTGGAGAACGTGTTCGGCCAGCTGTGGACCCGCGAGGGGCTCAGCCGCCGGGACCGAAGCCTGGTCACCCTGGGCATCCTGATCGCGCTGCGGGCGAGCGACGAGCTCAAGGCGCACTTCAAGATCGCCCGGCAGAACGGCTTGTCCGACGACGAACTGGCCGAGGTGATCTACCACGCCAGCGGCTACGCCGGCTTCCCCGCGGCCGCCACCGCCAAGAACATCGCGACCGAGGCGCTGTTCCCGTAG